The following coding sequences are from one Electrophorus electricus isolate fEleEle1 chromosome 22, fEleEle1.pri, whole genome shotgun sequence window:
- the st8sia5 gene encoding alpha-2,8-sialyltransferase 8E isoform X4, whose protein sequence is MGYSDPTAGRDLLGNRSLCFIFICAFGLVTLVQQILYGKNYIKSGQQFTRLKGDEVGNWSGIVSYPDDGGMKPARNGRKRCVRQNVQHSESSVVIAPCLADIKKKKREKIRYLDSSDGSLQFNSTACRELRQEIMDVKVLSMVKTSELFERWRNLQACAWEQSKEETNNFKMSLSRCCNAPSFLFTTRRNTPSGTKLRYEVDTSGILHISPEIFKMFPDDMPYSKSQFKKCAVIGNGGIVKNSKCGNEINSADFVFRCNIPPISDKYSVDVGSRTDLVTINPSIITERFQKLEKWRRPFYDVLQNYENSSLVLPAFYNTRNTDVSFRVKYMLDDFGSARGVFFFHPQYLLNTQRFWAVQGVRAKRLSSGLMLATAALELCEEVHLYGFWAFPMNPSGIFVTHHYYDNVKPRPGFHAMPHEIFNFLHMHARGILHVHTGVCR, encoded by the exons TGGGCAACAGTTTACCCGCCTCAAGGGAGACGAGGTGGGCAACTGGAGTGGCATCGTTAGTTACCCCgatgatggagggatgaaaCCAGCCCGAAATGGCAGGAAAAG ATGCGTCCGTCAGAATGTTCAGCACTCAGAGAGCTCCGTAGTTATCGCGCCGTGCCTAGCCGAtattaagaagaagaaaagagaaaagataaG GTATCTGGATAGCTCTGATGGCTCCCTACAGTTCAACTCCACCGCCTGCCGAGAACTGCGGCAAGAGATTATGGACGTCAAAGTGCTCTCcat GGTGAAGACTTCAGAGCTGTTTGAAAGATGGAGAAATCTGCAGGCTTGTGCATGGGAACAGAGCAAGGAGGAGACCAACAACTTCAA GATGTCTCTGTCAAGGTGTTGCAACGCCCCGTCCTTCCTGTTTACCACACGGAGAAACACACCCTCTGGCACCAAGCTGCGCTACGAGGTCGACACCAGTGGCATACTGCATATCAGTCCTGAAATATTCAAGATGTTTCCCGAT GATATGCCCTACTCAAAGTCCCAGTTCAAGAAGTGTGCCGTGATCGGCAACGGGGGCATCGTCAAAAACAGCAAATGTGGCAACGAGATCAACTCCGCAGACTTTGTCTTTCG atgcAATATTCCTCCCATCTCTGATAAGTACTCAGTGGACGTGGGATCCAGGACTGATCTCGTGACCATCAACCCCAGTATAATCACAGAGAG gttCCAGAAGCTGGAGAAGTGGCGTCGTCCATTCTACGACGTCCTGCAGAACTACGAGAACTCGTCGTTGGTGCTGCCGGCGTTCTACAACACGCGCAACACCGACGTCTCCTTCCGCGTCAAGTACATGCTGGACGACTTCGGCTCGGCGCGCGGCGTCTTCTTCTTCCACCCGCAGTACCTGCTCAACACGCAGCGCTTCTGGGCCGTGCAGGGTGTGCGTGCCAAGCGCCTCAGCAGCGGCCTCATGCTGGCCACCGCCGCTCTGGAGCTGTGTGAGGAGGTGCACCTCTACGGCTTCTGGGCCTTTCCCATGAACCCCAGTGGCATCTTCGTCACGCACCACTACTACGACAATGTCAAGCCCCGCCCCGGCTTCCACGCCATGCCGCACGAGATCTTCAACTTcctgcacatgcacgcgcgcggcATCCTGCACGTGCACACGGGCGTGTGCAGGTGA